One Ahaetulla prasina isolate Xishuangbanna chromosome 1, ASM2864084v1, whole genome shotgun sequence DNA window includes the following coding sequences:
- the TAF5L gene encoding TAF5-like RNA polymerase II p300/CBP-associated factor-associated factor 65 kDa subunit 5L, with protein MKRVRTEQIQMAVSCYVKRRQYVDSEGPLKQGLRLCHSAEEMAANLTVQSESGCTNVISAAPCLAEPQQYEVQFGRLRNFLTDSDSQHSQEVMPLLYPLFVYLHLNMVQNGLKSTVDSFYSRFHGMFLQNASQKDIIEQLQTTLTIQDILSNFKLRAFLDNKYVIRLQEESYNFLLRYLQSDNNSALCKVLSLHIHLDVQPAKRVDYQLYASGGSSRSESNGLEPTDMPASILQNEAALDLLQDSIKRVKDGPPSLTTICFYAFYNTEQLLNTAAISPNSKLLAAGFDNSCVKLWSLRPKKLKSEPHSVDVSRIHLACDILDEEAEEDDDIGTEMKLLRGHSGPVYSTSFLSDSSGLLSCSEDTTIRYWDLGCFTNTVLYQGHAYPVWDLDISPCSLYFASASHDRTARLWSFDRTYPLRIYAGHLADVDCIKFHPNSNYLATGSTDKTVRLWSTQQGNTVRLFTGHRGPVLSLAFSPNGKYLASAGEDQRLKLWDLASGTLYKELRGHTDNITSLTFSPDSSLIASASMDNSVRVWDIRNTYCNAPVDGSSSELVGVYTGQISNVLSVQFMACNLLLVTGIAQENQEH; from the exons ATGAAACGTGTACGCACCGAACAGATTCAGATGGCTGTTTCCTGCTATGTCAAGCGCAGGCAGTATGTAGACTCCGAAGGTCCCCTGAAACAAGGGCTGCGCCTATGTCACTCGGCTGAAGAAATGGCAGCTAATCTAACAG tacaATCTGAATCGGGTTGTACAAATGTGATTTCTGCTGCACCCTGCTTAGCAGAGCCCCAACAATATGAAGTACAGTTTGGGCGGTTGCGCAACTTTCTGACAG ATTCAGATTCCCAGCATAGCCAGGAAGTGATGCCTCTCCTGTACCCTCTCTTTGTCTACCTCCATCTCAACATGGTCCAAAATGGCCTAAAGAGCACAGTGGACAGTTTCTACAGTCGCTTCCATGGGATGTTCTTACAGAATGCCAGCCAGAAAGACATCATTGAACAGTTACAAACTACATTAACAATTCAAGACATCCTGTCCAATTTCAAGCTTCGGGCATTTCTGGACAATAAATACGTGATCCGCCTTCAGGAAGAGAGCTACAACTTCCTCCTCCGCTACCTCCAGAGTGATAATAACAGTGCTCTCTGCAAAGTCCTATCCTTGCATATTCATCTAGATGTGCAACCCGCCAAGAGAGTAGATTACCAGCTCTATGCTAGTGGTGGCTCTTCACGCAGTGAGAGCAATGGCCTGGAACCTACTGATATGCCTGCTTCCATTCTGCAAAATGAAGCAGCTTTGGACCTCCTGCAAGATAGCATTAAAAGAGTCAAAGATGGGCCACCATCCCTTACTACCATATGTTTCTATGCATTCTATAATACTGAGCAGTTGTTGAATACAGCAGCGATCTCGCCAAATAGCAAGCTGCTGGCTGCTGGTTTTGACAATTCCTGTGTAAAGCTGTGGAGCTTGCGGCCCAAGAAGCTGAAATCTGAGCCTCACTCAGTAGATGTTTCCCGAATCCACTTGGCCTGTGATATCTTAGATGAAGAG GCTGAAGAGGATGATGATATAGGAACTGAAATGAAGTTATTAAGAGGGCACTCTGGACCAGTGTACAGCACAAGTTTTTTGTCAGACAGTTCAGGATTGCTGTCGTGCTCTGAAGATACAACGATCAGATACTGGGATCTTGGATGTTTTACAAACACTGTCTTGTACCAAGGACATGCTTATCCGGTGTGGGATCTGGACATCAGCCCTTGCAGCTTGTACTTTGCTAGTGCTTCTCATGACCGTACAGCAAGACTCTGGTCATTTGATCGGACGTATCCCCTACGGATATACGCAGGCCATTTAGCAGATGTCGACTGCATCAAGTTTCATCCAAATTCTAACTACTTGGCAACAGGATCTACAGACAAAACAGTCCGGCTCTGGAGTACCCAGCAAGGAAACACAGTACGTCTGTTTACAGGTCACCGTGGTCCTGTCCTGTCCCTTGCCTTTTCTCCCAATGGTAAGTACTTGGCCTCAGCAGGTGAAGACCAGCGCTTAAAATTGTGGGACTTGGCATCTGGAACGCTGTACAAAGAACTGCGGGGCCATACGGATAATATCACCAGCCTTACTTTTAGTCCGGATAGTAGTTTGATTGCTTCTGCATCAATGGACAACTCTGTACGCGTTTGGGATATTCGAAACACTTACTGCAATGCTCCTGTAGATGGCTCTTCCAGCGAGCTAGTTGGAGTATATACTGGACAGATCAGTAATGTACTGAGTGTACAGTTTATGGCCTGTAACCTTCTTTTAGTGACTGGAATTGCACAAGAGAATCAGGAACATTAG
- the URB2 gene encoding unhealthy ribosome biogenesis protein 2 homolog isoform X1 — MAAIYSGIHLKLKSSTTSWEDKLKLARFAWISHQCFLPNKEQVLLDWVSHSLVSCYNKKLELPDEIIEKLWIYLDSIIHSKKLQNLFKDGKTVTLRFTITQVINENLSLAYNQKTLKNVKAVLSCCSGILSKPPLSIVYTAKFELLVHLVSKLSWLTCWQLSSEDAVSLQLFEVLQLSLRQYLLIQRQQSNVNRVFGQVTQKLLQPCLLLRYLLTMKVWTDADDDRIHPHLSKEVRNHVESLLKAGIFQQELLSSYREELFPEKESVATKIKGLKNLLLPANTIQASLREATFCEQAIHGKVVAHSVPLLFKLFLETYNKPEDRLVCFHMLTKLYDCLRISCLRGKLWDNQLPASEWSSELLAVEQLLNLVLSNNIYNVAADRIRHKTVQFNFYRQLAQLLMNHSQATIPAWFRCLKALISLNHLIVDPDLDDLVALAWIDAEVSEPRTKKAQTSLVSTVFSTYAKLRQFPNLFQEVLSVILRPAAEESRLPLLPARIRAKLCECLLDLPSNQVLDIVALTVEKCQTFVIPHVKGDADVASKLLSISTLLYSVLFHMKSLDDSTPLSVVHRAQNLLETVQKNVIQVLFDLLKSSESEETELQLWMEKVSNSALLLACVCVESDTLFALNCKQYSSPLAPLLDDDSEGNWDFSTLFPGLDAECWEKINKLVKCSSPMSSYCTEWLVLQKMKKKLMHTTCWTEASHQALQSAGAFILQSGRASMNKDESEPWDGSASSITALTYPVAHWHLVLSNLPVLFPYLSENDTEYIAEVLLRTLLVKQTQSTFADEDDFLFTMEKLSKDLLHSSLLPELQMLHCFFLSQIIQRCANVLSSTFPDTANQPLQLLCAGDTPWCEAIPSGHAASVKSSNDFSGSWATMEKVALNILQLVKDSSYATLEEEPIKELLNILEVISALNVDGFFPLDFTRCFLLLISLAVNTRASISCHKALSLKFLATCCHLLACLQAGRHANSSFKVLHASDVLEAFLNSMFAVCKTFGKVLNIDAWDEFLHELQLFLEHYLQVVLERRQSVKVNLEKFLSFITSCQPCDTSSGQPEHWSPAVDRVLLVALISLCHVLATYLQQQPNGKLQISGMLPIFLKQAMLRTGATIKFCLRNKTKGQPLPLAFIPHITTLLKADSFCFQSMLPAAGENELQDPMKPSKNRQLFHRELYQSFCVQILRELELADGNLQFLHSALQFLTAFCSMPELYPPQVTSIAVFNSVRKLLAAPEAKGQLIQDLDVPLTELIAQLVENGTIDDFSTMLRLLIEGLNVCNLWKQNPEIVVSAVTLLKVLLNCPLSGEKEKVFWFSTPQIMTALAMQIKEASQDPVLLPLLAVPILEAAALLLRCGEGILSNPHHVALVFNILLTVPLDQRVYNGVFLGIHEVLFSILQCHPKVMLKAAPSFLNSFHRLVVSVMHEGRQKGDKGSVDELEAILKCAQLVERMYSYIAAKTEDFTVMSAFIVAQYVIELQKVTLHPAVKKHLTEGIYHIIDLCKERDIKFLNVSLPAGVREVFKELYRDYAHYHKALKQGDEKYKA; from the exons ATGGCTGCAATTTACTCTGGTATTCATCTGAAGCTGAAAAGCTCAACGACATCTTGGGAGGACAAACTCAAGTTGGCTCGGTTTGCATGGATTTCTCATCAGTGCTTCCTTCCAAACAAAGAACAA GTCTTACTTGACTGGGTAAGTCACAGCTTGGTTTCCTGCTACAATAAGAAACTTGAATTGCCAGATGAGATAATTGAGAAGCTTTGGATTTACCTGGACAGCATCATTCATAGCAAAAAGCTGCAGAATCTCTTCAAAGATGGAAAAACAGTCACTCTGCGCTTTACAATTACACAG GTCATAAACGAAAATCTTTCTCTTGCTTACAATCAAAAAACACTGAAGAATGTCAAGGCAGTGCTAAGCTGTTGTAGCGGCATCCTTTCCAAACCTCCTCTTTCAATAGTTTATACTGCAAAATTTGAACTGCTGGTACATCTTGTGAGTAAGTTGTCCTGGCTAACCTGTTGGCAGTTATCATCAGAAGATGCTGTGTCCCTCCAGTTGTTTGAAGTCCTTCAACTCAGCCTCAGGCAGTACCTTCTAATTCAGCGGCAGCAAAGCAATGTAAATCGTGTATTTGGTCAAGTGACCCAAAAATTGTTACAGCCATGCTTATTGCTTAGATACTTGCTAACAATGAAAGTATGGACTGATGCAGATGACGATCGCATTCATCCACATCTCAGCAAGGAAGTCCGAAATCACGTAGAGAGTTTGCTCAAGGCTGGCATTTTCCAACAGGAGCTCTTGTCATCCTACAGAGAAGAGCTGTTCCCAGAGAAGGAATCCGTTGCCACAAAAATAAAAGGCTTGAAAAATCTACTTCTCCCAGCCAATACAATCCAGGCTTCTTTAAGAGAAGCCACCTTTTGCGAACAAGCTATTCATGGAAAAGTGGTAGCTCATTCAGTGCCTTTGCTCTTCAAGCTTTTTTTAGAGACTTACAATAAGCCCGAAGACCGTTTGGTCTGCTTTCACATGCTTACCAAACTTTACGATTGCTTGCGGATTTCTTGCCTGCGAGggaagctttgggacaaccagcttCCAGCATCAGAATGGAGCTCGGAGCTGCTTGCGGTGGAGCAGCTTCTCAATTTGGTGCTGAGCAATAATATTTATAACGTGGCCGCTGATCGGATTCGGCACAAGACAGTCCAGTTTAATTTTTACCGTCAGTTAGCCCAGTTGCTGATGAATCATTCGCAGGCCACCATACCTGCCTGGTTTAGATGTCTCAAGGCCTTGATTTCCTTAAATCATTTGATTGTGGATCCCGATTTGGATGACTTAGTGGCCTTGGCTTGGATTGATGCGGAGGTCTCTGAGCCACGAACAAAGAAGGCTCAGACAAGTCTTGTTAGCACCGTCTTCTCCACTTACGCCAAATTGCGCCAGTTCCCAAATCTCTTCCAAGAAGTTTTATCAGTCATTTTACGTCCTGCTGCAGAGGAATCAAGACTGCCACTGTTGCCAGCCAGGATCAGGGCCAAGCTATGTGAGTGTCTTTTGGATCTGCCATCCAATCAAGTGCTGGATATTGTGGCTCTCACGGTGGAGAAATGTCAGACTTTCGTCATTCCTCACGTCAAGGGGGATGCCGACGTGGCCTCAAAGCTTCTGTCCATAAGCACATTGCTGTATTCGGTTCTCTTCCACATGAAGAGTTTAGATGATTCCACTCCATTGTCTGTTGTGCATCGCGCTCAAAACCTGCTGGAgacagtgcagaagaatgtcatcCAAGTTCTGTTTGACCTGCTGAAAAGTTCTGAGTCAGAAGAAACAGAACTTCAGCTTTGGATGGAGAAGGTCAGTAACTCAGCTCTTCTTCTGGCTTGCGTCTGCGTAGAAAGTGATACTCTTTTTGCCTTAAATTGCAAGCAGTATAGCTCTCCCTTAGCCCCGTTGCTTGATGATGATTCTGAAGGAAACTGGGACTTCTCAACCCTATTTCCTGGTTTAGATGCAGAATGTTGGGAGAAGATAAATAAGCTGGTAAAATGTTCCTCCCCAATGAGCAGCTACTGTACCGaatggctggtgcttcaaaaaatgaagaagaagCTAATGCACACCACCTGTTGGACAGAGGCATCACATCAGGCTTTGCAAAGTGCTGGAGCTTTCATTCTTCAGTCTGGAAGAGCTTCCATGAACAAAGACGAATCGGAACCCTGGGATGGCAGTGCAAGTAGTATAACCGCCCTTACTTATCCAGTGGCACATTGGCACCTGGTACTCTCAAATCTCCCTGTCCTGTTTCCTTATCTTTCTGAGAATGATACAGAGTATATTGCAGAGGTGCTGCTGAGAACACTATTGGTTAAGCAAACCCAGTCAACGTTTGCTGATGAGGACGATTTTTTATTCACGATGGAGAAGCTGTCTAAGGATTTATTGCACAGTTCCCTTCTCCCAGAACTGCAGATGCTGCACTGTTTTTTCCTAAGCCAAATAATTCAGCGCTGTGCTAACGTTCTCTCATCTACATTTCCAGATACTGCCAATCAGCCTCTTCAATTGCTGTGTGCAGGAGATACTCCGTGGTGTGAAGCTATCCCTTCAGGTCATGCGGCCAGCGTAAAGTCCAGCAATGACTTTTCGGGTTCCTGGGCAACTATGGAGAAAGTTGCTCTTAATATACTGCAGTTAGTGAAAGATAGTTCTTACGCTACCTTGGAGGAAGAACCTATCAAAGAGCTCTTGAATATACTGGAGGTCATTTCAGCATTGAATGTAGACGGCTTCTTTCCTTTGGATTTCACACGATGTTTTCTTCTGTTGATTTCTTTGGCTGTTAATACCAGAGCAAGCATTTCTTGCCACAAAGCCTTGTCTTTAAAGTTTTTGGCAACCTGCTGCCACCTTCTAGCGTGCTTACAGGCTGGAAGACATGCAAACTCGTCCTTCAAGGTTTTGCATGCTAGTGATGTTCTCGAAGCTTTCCTCAACTCTATGTTTGCAGTCTGTAAGACCTTTGGCAAGGTCTTGAATATTGATGCTTGGGATGAATTTCTTCATGAGCTCCAACTCTTTTTGGAACACTATCTTCAGGTAGTGCTAGAAAGGAGGCAGAGTGTGAAAGTGAACTTGGAAAAGTTCCTGTCTTTCATAACAAGTTGCCAACCATGCGATACAAGTTCTGGACAGCCTGAGCATTGGAGCCCTGCAGTTGACCGGGTTCTTCTAGTGGCATTAATTTCATTGTGTCATGTTTTGGCCACGTACCTGCAACAACAACCCAATGGAAAACTACAGATTTCAGGAATGCtacctatttttcttaaacaggcCATGTTGCGAACAGGAGCGACTATCAAGTTCTGCCTTAGAAACAAGACAAAAGGCCAGCCATTACCTTTGGCTTTTATACCGCATATTACTACTCTTCTAAAAGCAGATTCATTTTGTTTCCAATCTATGCTTCCTGCAGCTGGTGAGAATGAACTACAAGATCCAATGAAACCCAGCAAAAACAGGCAGCTTTTTCACAGGGAATTATATCAAAGCTTTTGTGTTCAAATATTGAGAGAACTTGAGTTGGCAGACGGTAACCTCCAGTTCCTTCACTCTGCTTTGCAGTTTTTGACTGCTTTCTGTTCCATGCCAGAACTGTATCCCCCACAAGTAACTTCAATTGCCGTATTTAATTCGGTCAGAAAATTACTCGCAG CTCCTGAAGCCAAAGGCCAGTTGATTCAAGATCTAGATGTTCCCTTGACTGAATTGATTGCCCAGCTGGTGGAGAATGGTACCATTGATGACTTTTCTACCATGTTGAGGCTGCTGATTGAGGGACTGAATGTTTGCAATCTTTGGAAACAAAATCCTGAA ATAGTAGTATCAGCTGTTACCTTACTGAAAGTGCTACTCAACTGTCCTCTaagtggagaaaaagagaaagttttcTGGTTTTCTACTCCGCAGATAATGACTGCTTTAGCT ATGCAAATCAAAGAGGCTTCTCAAGATCCAGTCCTGCTCCCTCTTCTTGCTGTGCCTATCCTGGAAGCAGCGGCTCTTCTTCTTAGATGCGGAGAAGGGATTCTCTCCAACCCACATCATGTTGCTCttgtttttaatattcttttgaCTGTCCCTCTTGATCAGAGGGTGTATAACGGCGTCTTTCTGGGAATCCATGAAgtgctcttttccatattgcagtgTCATCCTAAG GTGATGCTGAAAGCAGCTCCGTCTTTTCTGAACAGTTTTCATCGATTGGTTGTTTCTGTGATGCATGAAGGGAGACAAAAAGGAGACAAAG GGTCTGTGGATGAACTTGAAGCTATATTGAAATGTGCTCAGCTGGTGGAGCGGATGTATAGTTATATTGCTGCAAAAACAGAAGACTTCACTGTGATGTCAGCCTTCATTGTGGCCCAATATGTGATAGAGTTGCAAAAG GTGACTTTGCATCCAGCTGTAAAGAAACATCTAACAGAAGGGATCTATCATATCATAGATCTCTGCAAGGAACGGGACATCAAATTCTTAAATGTCTCTCTACCAGCAGGTGTGAGAGAAGTTTTCAAGGAACTCTATCGCGATTATGCTCATTATCACAAAGCTTTAAAGCAAGGGGATGAAAAGTACAAAGCATGA
- the URB2 gene encoding unhealthy ribosome biogenesis protein 2 homolog isoform X2 — protein MAAIYSGIHLKLKSSTTSWEDKLKLARFAWISHQCFLPNKEQVLLDWVSHSLVSCYNKKLELPDEIIEKLWIYLDSIIHSKKLQNLFKDGKTVTLRFTITQVINENLSLAYNQKTLKNVKAVLSCCSGILSKPPLSIVYTAKFELLVHLVSKLSWLTCWQLSSEDAVSLQLFEVLQLSLRQYLLIQRQQSNVNRVFGQVTQKLLQPCLLLRYLLTMKVWTDADDDRIHPHLSKEVRNHVESLLKAGIFQQELLSSYREELFPEKESVATKIKGLKNLLLPANTIQASLREATFCEQAIHGKVVAHSVPLLFKLFLETYNKPEDRLVCFHMLTKLYDCLRISCLRGKLWDNQLPASEWSSELLAVEQLLNLVLSNNIYNVAADRIRHKTVQFNFYRQLAQLLMNHSQATIPAWFRCLKALISLNHLIVDPDLDDLVALAWIDAEVSEPRTKKAQTSLVSTVFSTYAKLRQFPNLFQEVLSVILRPAAEESRLPLLPARIRAKLCECLLDLPSNQVLDIVALTVEKCQTFVIPHVKGDADVASKLLSISTLLYSVLFHMKSLDDSTPLSVVHRAQNLLETVQKNVIQVLFDLLKSSESEETELQLWMEKVSNSALLLACVCVESDTLFALNCKQYSSPLAPLLDDDSEGNWDFSTLFPGLDAECWEKINKLVKCSSPMSSYCTEWLVLQKMKKKLMHTTCWTEASHQALQSAGAFILQSGRASMNKDESEPWDGSASSITALTYPVAHWHLVLSNLPVLFPYLSENDTEYIAEVLLRTLLVKQTQSTFADEDDFLFTMEKLSKDLLHSSLLPELQMLHCFFLSQIIQRCANVLSSTFPDTANQPLQLLCAGDTPWCEAIPSGHAASVKSSNDFSGSWATMEKVALNILQLVKDSSYATLEEEPIKELLNILEVISALNVDGFFPLDFTRCFLLLISLAVNTRASISCHKALSLKFLATCCHLLACLQAGRHANSSFKVLHASDVLEAFLNSMFAVCKTFGKVLNIDAWDEFLHELQLFLEHYLQVVLERRQSVKVNLEKFLSFITSCQPCDTSSGQPEHWSPAVDRVLLVALISLCHVLATYLQQQPNGKLQISGMLPIFLKQAMLRTGATIKFCLRNKTKGQPLPLAFIPHITTLLKADSFCFQSMLPAAGENELQDPMKPSKNRQLFHRELYQSFCVQILRELELADGNLQFLHSALQFLTAFCSMPELYPPQVTSIAVFNSVRKLLAETSGVS, from the exons ATGGCTGCAATTTACTCTGGTATTCATCTGAAGCTGAAAAGCTCAACGACATCTTGGGAGGACAAACTCAAGTTGGCTCGGTTTGCATGGATTTCTCATCAGTGCTTCCTTCCAAACAAAGAACAA GTCTTACTTGACTGGGTAAGTCACAGCTTGGTTTCCTGCTACAATAAGAAACTTGAATTGCCAGATGAGATAATTGAGAAGCTTTGGATTTACCTGGACAGCATCATTCATAGCAAAAAGCTGCAGAATCTCTTCAAAGATGGAAAAACAGTCACTCTGCGCTTTACAATTACACAG GTCATAAACGAAAATCTTTCTCTTGCTTACAATCAAAAAACACTGAAGAATGTCAAGGCAGTGCTAAGCTGTTGTAGCGGCATCCTTTCCAAACCTCCTCTTTCAATAGTTTATACTGCAAAATTTGAACTGCTGGTACATCTTGTGAGTAAGTTGTCCTGGCTAACCTGTTGGCAGTTATCATCAGAAGATGCTGTGTCCCTCCAGTTGTTTGAAGTCCTTCAACTCAGCCTCAGGCAGTACCTTCTAATTCAGCGGCAGCAAAGCAATGTAAATCGTGTATTTGGTCAAGTGACCCAAAAATTGTTACAGCCATGCTTATTGCTTAGATACTTGCTAACAATGAAAGTATGGACTGATGCAGATGACGATCGCATTCATCCACATCTCAGCAAGGAAGTCCGAAATCACGTAGAGAGTTTGCTCAAGGCTGGCATTTTCCAACAGGAGCTCTTGTCATCCTACAGAGAAGAGCTGTTCCCAGAGAAGGAATCCGTTGCCACAAAAATAAAAGGCTTGAAAAATCTACTTCTCCCAGCCAATACAATCCAGGCTTCTTTAAGAGAAGCCACCTTTTGCGAACAAGCTATTCATGGAAAAGTGGTAGCTCATTCAGTGCCTTTGCTCTTCAAGCTTTTTTTAGAGACTTACAATAAGCCCGAAGACCGTTTGGTCTGCTTTCACATGCTTACCAAACTTTACGATTGCTTGCGGATTTCTTGCCTGCGAGggaagctttgggacaaccagcttCCAGCATCAGAATGGAGCTCGGAGCTGCTTGCGGTGGAGCAGCTTCTCAATTTGGTGCTGAGCAATAATATTTATAACGTGGCCGCTGATCGGATTCGGCACAAGACAGTCCAGTTTAATTTTTACCGTCAGTTAGCCCAGTTGCTGATGAATCATTCGCAGGCCACCATACCTGCCTGGTTTAGATGTCTCAAGGCCTTGATTTCCTTAAATCATTTGATTGTGGATCCCGATTTGGATGACTTAGTGGCCTTGGCTTGGATTGATGCGGAGGTCTCTGAGCCACGAACAAAGAAGGCTCAGACAAGTCTTGTTAGCACCGTCTTCTCCACTTACGCCAAATTGCGCCAGTTCCCAAATCTCTTCCAAGAAGTTTTATCAGTCATTTTACGTCCTGCTGCAGAGGAATCAAGACTGCCACTGTTGCCAGCCAGGATCAGGGCCAAGCTATGTGAGTGTCTTTTGGATCTGCCATCCAATCAAGTGCTGGATATTGTGGCTCTCACGGTGGAGAAATGTCAGACTTTCGTCATTCCTCACGTCAAGGGGGATGCCGACGTGGCCTCAAAGCTTCTGTCCATAAGCACATTGCTGTATTCGGTTCTCTTCCACATGAAGAGTTTAGATGATTCCACTCCATTGTCTGTTGTGCATCGCGCTCAAAACCTGCTGGAgacagtgcagaagaatgtcatcCAAGTTCTGTTTGACCTGCTGAAAAGTTCTGAGTCAGAAGAAACAGAACTTCAGCTTTGGATGGAGAAGGTCAGTAACTCAGCTCTTCTTCTGGCTTGCGTCTGCGTAGAAAGTGATACTCTTTTTGCCTTAAATTGCAAGCAGTATAGCTCTCCCTTAGCCCCGTTGCTTGATGATGATTCTGAAGGAAACTGGGACTTCTCAACCCTATTTCCTGGTTTAGATGCAGAATGTTGGGAGAAGATAAATAAGCTGGTAAAATGTTCCTCCCCAATGAGCAGCTACTGTACCGaatggctggtgcttcaaaaaatgaagaagaagCTAATGCACACCACCTGTTGGACAGAGGCATCACATCAGGCTTTGCAAAGTGCTGGAGCTTTCATTCTTCAGTCTGGAAGAGCTTCCATGAACAAAGACGAATCGGAACCCTGGGATGGCAGTGCAAGTAGTATAACCGCCCTTACTTATCCAGTGGCACATTGGCACCTGGTACTCTCAAATCTCCCTGTCCTGTTTCCTTATCTTTCTGAGAATGATACAGAGTATATTGCAGAGGTGCTGCTGAGAACACTATTGGTTAAGCAAACCCAGTCAACGTTTGCTGATGAGGACGATTTTTTATTCACGATGGAGAAGCTGTCTAAGGATTTATTGCACAGTTCCCTTCTCCCAGAACTGCAGATGCTGCACTGTTTTTTCCTAAGCCAAATAATTCAGCGCTGTGCTAACGTTCTCTCATCTACATTTCCAGATACTGCCAATCAGCCTCTTCAATTGCTGTGTGCAGGAGATACTCCGTGGTGTGAAGCTATCCCTTCAGGTCATGCGGCCAGCGTAAAGTCCAGCAATGACTTTTCGGGTTCCTGGGCAACTATGGAGAAAGTTGCTCTTAATATACTGCAGTTAGTGAAAGATAGTTCTTACGCTACCTTGGAGGAAGAACCTATCAAAGAGCTCTTGAATATACTGGAGGTCATTTCAGCATTGAATGTAGACGGCTTCTTTCCTTTGGATTTCACACGATGTTTTCTTCTGTTGATTTCTTTGGCTGTTAATACCAGAGCAAGCATTTCTTGCCACAAAGCCTTGTCTTTAAAGTTTTTGGCAACCTGCTGCCACCTTCTAGCGTGCTTACAGGCTGGAAGACATGCAAACTCGTCCTTCAAGGTTTTGCATGCTAGTGATGTTCTCGAAGCTTTCCTCAACTCTATGTTTGCAGTCTGTAAGACCTTTGGCAAGGTCTTGAATATTGATGCTTGGGATGAATTTCTTCATGAGCTCCAACTCTTTTTGGAACACTATCTTCAGGTAGTGCTAGAAAGGAGGCAGAGTGTGAAAGTGAACTTGGAAAAGTTCCTGTCTTTCATAACAAGTTGCCAACCATGCGATACAAGTTCTGGACAGCCTGAGCATTGGAGCCCTGCAGTTGACCGGGTTCTTCTAGTGGCATTAATTTCATTGTGTCATGTTTTGGCCACGTACCTGCAACAACAACCCAATGGAAAACTACAGATTTCAGGAATGCtacctatttttcttaaacaggcCATGTTGCGAACAGGAGCGACTATCAAGTTCTGCCTTAGAAACAAGACAAAAGGCCAGCCATTACCTTTGGCTTTTATACCGCATATTACTACTCTTCTAAAAGCAGATTCATTTTGTTTCCAATCTATGCTTCCTGCAGCTGGTGAGAATGAACTACAAGATCCAATGAAACCCAGCAAAAACAGGCAGCTTTTTCACAGGGAATTATATCAAAGCTTTTGTGTTCAAATATTGAGAGAACTTGAGTTGGCAGACGGTAACCTCCAGTTCCTTCACTCTGCTTTGCAGTTTTTGACTGCTTTCTGTTCCATGCCAGAACTGTATCCCCCACAAGTAACTTCAATTGCCGTATTTAATTCGGTCAGAAAATTACTCGCAG AGACTTCAGGGGTCTCTTGA